From the genome of Bacteroides sp. MSB163, one region includes:
- a CDS encoding SH3 beta-barrel fold-containing protein → MKKQTLGHQPNHVTKNERVENLWKKLIRQETDLSDETIAWMTRRILLLTEYMQYGCALIAYRKQNGEFYMAKATLVYYETCFHRKYDIERIQSHVVYWDIEQQGWRTFQIENFLEWKPMI, encoded by the coding sequence ATGAAGAAACAAACGTTGGGGCACCAACCGAATCATGTAACGAAAAACGAAAGAGTGGAAAATCTATGGAAGAAACTTATCAGGCAGGAAACTGATTTATCAGATGAAACCATCGCATGGATGACAAGACGAATACTATTGTTGACAGAATACATGCAATACGGATGTGCACTGATAGCCTATCGTAAACAGAATGGAGAATTTTACATGGCAAAAGCAACACTTGTATATTATGAAACCTGTTTCCATCGAAAATACGACATTGAACGCATCCAGAGCCATGTGGTATACTGGGATATAGAACAGCAGGGATGGAGAACATTCCAGATAGAGAATTTTCTGGAGTGGAAACCGATGATTTAA
- a CDS encoding UpxY family transcription antiterminator, whose protein sequence is MEEVEKESPIWYAMRATYRREPDAMRLLEKEKMGCFVPMQYKICIKKGKKVRVLVPVIHNLLFVHACPSEVKRIKSQVTYLQYITDTRSGQKIIISDSEMQRFIAVAGTYNDHLLYFQPDELNLSKGTRVRVTGGDFEGQEGIFLKVKGARDRRVVVAIQGVIAVAMATIHPDLIEVIDS, encoded by the coding sequence ATGGAAGAAGTTGAAAAAGAAAGCCCAATATGGTATGCCATGCGTGCCACTTACCGTAGAGAGCCGGATGCTATGCGTCTGCTTGAAAAGGAGAAAATGGGTTGTTTCGTTCCCATGCAATACAAGATCTGCATAAAGAAAGGTAAGAAAGTTCGCGTTCTGGTTCCTGTCATTCATAATTTACTTTTTGTTCATGCTTGTCCCTCTGAGGTGAAGCGTATCAAATCACAGGTAACCTATTTACAATACATAACCGATACCCGTAGCGGTCAGAAGATTATTATTTCCGATAGTGAGATGCAGCGTTTTATTGCCGTTGCCGGTACCTATAATGATCATCTATTATATTTCCAACCTGATGAATTAAATCTGTCTAAAGGTACCAGAGTTCGTGTTACGGGTGGTGACTTCGAGGGACAGGAAGGTATTTTCCTGAAAGTGAAAGGTGCACGTGACCGTCGTGTAGTAGTTGCGATACAAGGTGTCATAGCCGTTGCCATGGCTACTATCCATCCTGACCTTATAGAGGTAATTGACAGTTGA
- the ispE gene encoding 4-(cytidine 5'-diphospho)-2-C-methyl-D-erythritol kinase: MITFPNAKINLGLNIVEKRPDGYHNLETVFYPVPLEDALEVNVLNEGSEKFRLHQAGLEIEGEVENNLVVKAYKLLDEKFNLPPVDIHLFKHIPSGAGLGGGSSDAAYMLKLLNEKFSLELTDETLEEYAAKLGADCAFFIRNTPTYAEGIGNVFSPISLSLKEYQIVLVKPDIFVSTREAFAKIKPHRQDIPLKEVLKHPIEEWKELMVNDFEESVFPQFPAIKAIKEKLYKQGAVYAAMTGSGSSVFGLFKPEDNKPAKEVFGENAFVYRGTLK; encoded by the coding sequence ATGATAACATTTCCGAATGCCAAAATAAACCTGGGACTGAACATTGTAGAAAAACGTCCCGACGGGTACCATAATCTGGAAACAGTATTCTATCCTGTTCCCCTGGAAGACGCGCTGGAAGTCAACGTGCTAAACGAAGGTAGCGAGAAGTTTCGTCTGCATCAGGCAGGATTAGAAATCGAAGGAGAAGTTGAAAATAACTTAGTGGTGAAAGCTTATAAGCTTCTGGATGAGAAGTTCAATCTGCCACCCGTGGATATTCACCTGTTCAAGCATATTCCTTCCGGTGCCGGGTTAGGCGGTGGATCATCCGATGCAGCTTACATGCTGAAATTATTGAATGAGAAATTCAGTCTGGAACTAACGGATGAAACCTTAGAAGAATATGCCGCAAAACTGGGGGCAGACTGTGCCTTTTTCATCCGGAATACCCCAACATACGCCGAAGGAATAGGGAACGTCTTCTCCCCTATCTCTTTATCCCTAAAAGAGTATCAGATTGTTTTAGTCAAACCGGATATATTTGTTTCCACCCGGGAAGCATTTGCAAAGATAAAACCGCATCGGCAAGATATCCCATTGAAAGAAGTGTTGAAACATCCCATAGAAGAATGGAAGGAACTTATGGTAAATGACTTCGAAGAAAGCGTATTTCCTCAATTTCCAGCCATCAAGGCGATTAAGGAAAAGCTGTATAAGCAAGGGGCCGTATACGCTGCCATGACAGGCTCCGGTTCATCCGTATTCGGGTTATTCAAACCGGAAGATAATAAACCTGCAAAAGAGGTTTTTGGAGAAAACGCATTTGTTTATCGAGGAACATTAAAATAG
- a CDS encoding Lin1244/Lin1753 domain-containing protein, with product MDSYLLHDANASSNFKIMMMIQKEGMKGYGIYWQATLYLSIRLMI from the coding sequence ATGGATTCATATCTATTGCATGACGCCAATGCAAGCAGTAATTTTAAAATAATGATGATGATACAGAAAGAAGGAATGAAAGGATACGGCATCTACTGGCAAGCAACGCTTTACCTATCAATCAGACTAATGATATAA
- a CDS encoding SLBB domain-containing protein, whose amino-acid sequence MRRLLLFIFCLFTLSGFVHAQRMSDEQVVEYVKNAQAAGKSQKQMTTELLRRGVTQEQVLRIKSRYEATNSTAEGTGNKPNQMRKRAVALDSSYEAAELEDQKAVIDEKQDSKAHLEMSVRQIFGHNLFRNTNLSFEPSANLATPVSYRLGPGDEVIIDIWGASENTIRQTISPEGDIQVKDLGPVHLNGMTVKEANQYLQREFSKIYSGIGGNEPNSQIRLTLGDTRTIQVNIMGEVSVPGTYSLSAFSTVFHALYRAGGVNKIGSLRGIKLVRNGKTIENLDVYEFIMKGKMNDDIRLQEGDVIIVNPYESLVEIVGKVKRPMYYEMKPTETVANLLEYAGGFTGDSYKKAVRLIRKSGREHQVFNVDEMDYSVFRLDDGDLITVDAVLDRFENKVEISGAVYRSGLYQLDGEVNTVKQLIKKAEGLRGDAFLNRVLLDREHEDLSHEIIAIDLNGLLNGTVADIPLQKDDHLYIPSVNDLKEEETVSIYGEVLNPGTFLYSDKMTIEDLVVQAGGLREAAATTRVSVTRRIKDPKSTAYSSKLAETFAFDIKDGLVIGDADFYLQPFDMVQVRRSPAYKVQRTVSVSGEVLFSGSYALLKKNERLSDLIKRAGGITPDAYIKGGRLIRRMNDEERRRERDALRMARNGEGKDSISVAKLAITETYTVGIDMEKALANPGSDYDVVLREGDVIYIPEFVNTVKISGSVMYPNTVAWEKGAKLKYYINMAGGYGNMAKKRKAYIIYLNGTVARARRGDSQLIQPGCEIVVPSKAEKQHMKFAEILGISSTTATMAAMVATLVNAFK is encoded by the coding sequence ATGCGTCGATTATTATTATTTATCTTTTGTCTTTTTACTTTATCCGGTTTTGTTCATGCCCAACGCATGTCTGATGAACAGGTTGTTGAGTATGTAAAGAATGCACAAGCAGCAGGAAAATCCCAGAAGCAAATGACTACTGAGTTGCTTCGCCGTGGTGTGACTCAGGAGCAGGTATTGCGGATTAAGTCCAGGTATGAGGCTACCAATAGTACTGCTGAAGGTACAGGCAATAAGCCCAACCAGATGCGCAAACGTGCCGTGGCACTAGATTCATCTTATGAAGCTGCCGAGTTGGAAGATCAGAAGGCTGTCATTGATGAAAAGCAGGATAGCAAAGCTCATCTGGAAATGTCTGTCAGGCAGATTTTTGGTCACAATTTATTCAGAAATACCAATTTAAGCTTTGAACCCAGCGCTAATCTTGCCACTCCGGTAAGTTATCGTTTGGGCCCCGGTGATGAAGTGATTATAGATATTTGGGGTGCTTCGGAAAATACAATCCGCCAGACGATTAGTCCTGAAGGTGATATTCAGGTTAAGGATCTGGGTCCGGTTCATTTGAATGGGATGACGGTGAAGGAAGCCAACCAATATCTGCAACGTGAATTTTCTAAGATTTATTCGGGTATCGGTGGCAATGAGCCTAACTCTCAGATTCGGTTAACGCTTGGAGACACACGTACTATCCAGGTAAACATTATGGGAGAGGTTTCCGTTCCGGGTACTTATTCTCTTTCAGCTTTTTCTACGGTTTTTCACGCATTGTACCGTGCGGGTGGTGTTAATAAAATCGGTAGTCTGCGTGGCATAAAGTTGGTGCGTAATGGAAAGACTATAGAAAACCTTGATGTCTATGAGTTTATCATGAAGGGTAAGATGAATGACGATATACGTTTGCAGGAAGGCGATGTTATCATTGTGAATCCTTATGAATCTCTGGTGGAGATCGTGGGAAAGGTGAAGCGTCCAATGTATTACGAAATGAAGCCTACGGAAACTGTCGCTAATTTGCTGGAATACGCCGGTGGTTTTACTGGAGATTCCTACAAGAAAGCCGTTCGTCTTATCCGTAAGAGCGGACGTGAGCATCAGGTTTTCAATGTAGATGAAATGGATTATTCCGTATTTCGCCTGGATGACGGTGATTTGATAACTGTTGATGCCGTACTCGACCGTTTTGAAAACAAAGTTGAGATTAGCGGTGCGGTTTACCGTTCAGGACTATATCAGTTGGATGGAGAGGTAAACACGGTAAAACAGTTGATAAAGAAAGCTGAAGGGCTTCGTGGCGATGCCTTTTTGAATCGTGTATTATTGGATCGTGAACATGAGGATCTTTCTCATGAAATTATAGCTATTGATTTGAACGGTTTACTCAATGGTACCGTTGCAGATATTCCTTTGCAAAAGGATGACCATCTTTATATTCCCAGTGTGAATGATCTGAAGGAGGAAGAGACCGTATCAATATATGGTGAGGTACTAAATCCGGGAACCTTCCTGTATTCGGACAAGATGACTATAGAAGATCTGGTTGTTCAGGCTGGCGGTTTGCGTGAGGCGGCGGCTACTACTCGGGTAAGTGTAACACGTCGTATCAAGGACCCTAAGAGTACTGCTTACAGTAGTAAATTGGCAGAAACGTTTGCTTTTGATATAAAAGACGGTTTGGTGATAGGGGATGCGGATTTCTATTTACAGCCGTTTGATATGGTTCAGGTTCGTAGGAGTCCGGCTTATAAGGTACAACGTACAGTTTCTGTTTCTGGAGAAGTGTTGTTTAGTGGAAGTTATGCGCTTTTGAAAAAGAACGAGCGTTTGAGTGATTTGATAAAACGTGCGGGTGGTATAACTCCGGATGCTTACATAAAAGGCGGTCGTCTTATTCGCAGAATGAATGATGAAGAGCGTCGCCGTGAGAGGGATGCTCTACGTATGGCACGTAATGGTGAGGGCAAAGACAGTATATCTGTTGCTAAGTTGGCTATAACAGAAACATATACGGTCGGTATAGATATGGAGAAGGCTTTGGCTAATCCGGGTAGCGACTACGATGTTGTTTTGCGCGAAGGTGATGTGATCTATATTCCTGAGTTTGTCAATACTGTTAAGATTAGCGGTTCGGTTATGTATCCGAATACGGTGGCTTGGGAGAAAGGTGCGAAGCTGAAGTATTATATCAATATGGCAGGAGGCTATGGTAATATGGCAAAGAAGAGGAAAGCGTACATCATATATTTGAATGGTACAGTGGCACGTGCAAGACGCGGTGATAGTCAATTGATACAGCCAGGTTGTGAAATTGTAGTACCTAGTAAAGCTGAGAAACAGCACATGAAATTTGCAGAAATACTGGGTATCAGTTCTACTACTGCTACGATGGCGGCTATGGTAGCGACTTTGGTAAATGCTTTTAAATAG
- the galE gene encoding UDP-glucose 4-epimerase GalE, with amino-acid sequence MKERILVTGGTGYIGSHTVVELQNAGFEVVIIDNLSNSSADVVDNIEKVSGIRPAFEKLDCLDFAGLDAVFTKYKGIKAIIHFAASKAVGESVQKPLLYYRNNLVSLINLLELMPKHGVEGIVFSSSCTVYGQPDELPVTEKAPIKKAESPYGNTKQINEEIVRDTVASGAPINAILLRYFNPIGAHPTALLGELPNGVPQNLIPYLTQTAIGIREKLSVFGDDYDTPDGSCIRDFINVVDLAKAHVIAIRRILENKQKEKVEVFNIGTGRGLSVLELINAFEKATGVKLNYQIVGRRAGDIEKVWADPKFANEELGWTAVETIEDTLLSAWNWQLKLRERGIQ; translated from the coding sequence ATGAAAGAAAGAATTTTGGTTACAGGTGGAACAGGATACATTGGTTCACACACTGTAGTAGAACTTCAGAACGCAGGTTTCGAAGTAGTGATAATCGATAATTTGTCAAACTCTAGCGCCGATGTAGTTGATAACATCGAAAAAGTATCGGGTATTCGTCCAGCATTCGAGAAGTTGGATTGTTTGGATTTCGCCGGTCTTGACGCTGTGTTTACTAAATATAAAGGCATTAAAGCCATTATCCACTTTGCAGCCAGTAAGGCTGTAGGAGAATCGGTTCAGAAGCCGTTGCTTTATTACCGCAACAATCTGGTTTCATTGATAAACCTACTTGAACTGATGCCGAAGCATGGGGTAGAAGGTATCGTATTCTCGTCTTCTTGTACTGTATATGGCCAACCGGATGAATTACCGGTGACGGAGAAAGCGCCGATTAAGAAAGCTGAATCTCCTTATGGCAATACAAAGCAGATCAATGAAGAGATTGTTCGTGATACTGTGGCTTCAGGTGCTCCTATCAATGCAATATTGCTGCGCTATTTCAATCCGATTGGTGCGCATCCTACAGCATTGCTTGGTGAATTGCCTAATGGTGTGCCTCAAAACTTGATACCTTATCTGACCCAGACCGCTATTGGTATCCGTGAGAAACTGAGTGTGTTCGGTGATGATTATGATACGCCCGACGGCTCTTGCATACGCGACTTCATTAATGTAGTCGATTTAGCAAAAGCACATGTGATTGCTATCCGCCGCATCTTGGAAAATAAACAAAAAGAGAAAGTGGAAGTGTTCAACATTGGAACGGGCCGCGGTCTTTCAGTATTGGAATTAATTAATGCTTTCGAAAAGGCAACCGGCGTGAAACTGAATTATCAGATTGTTGGTCGTCGTGCGGGAGATATTGAAAAGGTATGGGCCGATCCTAAATTCGCAAATGAAGAGTTGGGTTGGACAGCTGTTGAAACCATCGAAGATACGTTGCTCTCTGCTTGGAACTGGCAGTTGAAGCTTCGCGAAAGAGGTATTCAATAA
- a CDS encoding UpxZ family transcription anti-terminator antagonist yields MTLSEEIVSLQRAAHDLMYLGMDGSPVYSDDLSRRNGEVYRLTTALYNSGVKGSTVEEQANVCLALLMGYNASFVDHGEKQIHVQEVLNRCWDIFDSLPASLLKLRLLTACYGEVFDDPLADEARAIIASWDSTSLTPDQQEAIAEFQNVVDNPYPWEYIDE; encoded by the coding sequence ATGACTCTTTCCGAAGAAATAGTTTCTCTTCAGCGTGCAGCGCACGACCTGATGTATTTGGGCATGGACGGGAGTCCGGTCTATAGCGATGACTTGTCCCGCCGTAACGGTGAAGTTTACCGTCTGACTACGGCTTTGTATAATTCCGGTGTCAAAGGTTCCACTGTGGAAGAACAGGCTAATGTTTGTCTGGCTCTTCTGATGGGCTACAACGCTTCATTTGTGGATCATGGTGAAAAACAAATACATGTTCAGGAAGTTTTAAACCGTTGCTGGGATATCTTCGATTCACTTCCTGCTTCTTTGTTGAAGCTCCGTTTACTCACAGCCTGCTATGGTGAGGTCTTTGACGATCCTTTGGCTGATGAAGCTCGTGCCATCATTGCTTCCTGGGATTCCACATCACTAACTCCCGATCAACAGGAAGCTATCGCCGAATTTCAGAATGTGGTGGATAATCCTTATCCTTGGGAATATATTGATGAATGA